CAGCCGTGGTGTGGTCGACGCTGCGGCCGTGGTCGGCGAGGAGGATGCGCTCCCGACCGTCCAACGCTCGCCGGACGACGAACCACTCGCGGGGCCGACCGATGCCGACGCCGTACACCTTCGATGGCCGGACCACGGTGACCGGGGCGCCGTGGTCGAGCAGCACCTGTTCGGCGGCGACCTTGGCGGCGCCGTAGCCGTCACGACCGGTGGGGTCGCCGTCGCCCGCCGTGACGGTCGGCTGCAGCTCGGTCACCGCGCCGCCGAACACGGGCTTGTCCAGCGAGTTGGCGTGCCGACCCTGCTCGTCGGCGTACACGGCCTTCGATGACACGAACACGGTCGAGCCGACGTCGTCGAGGAAGGGCAGGAGCTGTCGGGCGTCGTCGCGGGTGAGGCCAACCGTGTCCACCAGCAGGTCGGCGCCGGGGCGGAGGAGGTCGCGGAGGACGGCGGTGTCGCGACGGTCGCCCGGGAGGAACGTCGCTCCCGCCGCGGTGAGTTCGTCGGCGACGGGGCCACCGCGGCGGGCGACCACGTCCACCTGCCAGTCGTCGCCGCCGCGTCCGGAGGCGTCGAGGAGCGCACGCGCGACGGCCGAACCGATCCCGCCGGTACCGCCGAGGACGACCGCGCGTCTGGTGCTCATGGGTCAACGGTAGTCGGCGCGGGCGCGGGCGCGGGCG
The sequence above is a segment of the Curtobacterium sp. BH-2-1-1 genome. Coding sequences within it:
- a CDS encoding NAD(P)-dependent oxidoreductase — its product is MSTRRAVVLGGTGGIGSAVARALLDASGRGGDDWQVDVVARRGGPVADELTAAGATFLPGDRRDTAVLRDLLRPGADLLVDTVGLTRDDARQLLPFLDDVGSTVFVSSKAVYADEQGRHANSLDKPVFGGAVTELQPTVTAGDGDPTGRDGYGAAKVAAEQVLLDHGAPVTVVRPSKVYGVGIGRPREWFVVRRALDGRERILLADHGRSVDHTTAASGIGSLVRLVADAPDRRILNVADDTAPSVLEIVRTIAGHLDHPFDEVLLDADAPAFVGTTPWTTPTPFVLDTTAARSLGWEPPVFATAVRPELDWLVETANAVPAGSDVPWADDPFWDRLFDYGPEDAALALLSLSGD